In Platichthys flesus chromosome 20, fPlaFle2.1, whole genome shotgun sequence, a single genomic region encodes these proteins:
- the kctd2 gene encoding BTB/POZ domain-containing protein KCTD2 translates to MAELHVVEPSATGTIGQPEHRGSVRLASPTLLVPPRGSQLSPGAGSGGSGGGRSVFGFPGKGSPVSPSEPADKPGSRWVRLNVGGTYFITTKQTLCRDPKSFLFRLCQEDPDLDSDKDGTGAYLIDRDPTYFGPILNYLRHGKLIMDKNLAEEGVLEEAEFYNIASLVRLVKERIRDNENRTSQGPVKHVYRVLQCQEEELTQMVSTMSDGWKFEQLISIGSSYNYGNEDQAEFLCVVSRELNNSSNGIVIEPTEKAKILQERGSRM, encoded by the exons ATGGCTGAACTGCACGTCGTGGAACCGAGCGCCACGGGCACCATCGGGCAGCCCGAGCACCGCGGCTCCGTGCGCCTGGCGTCGCCCACTCTCCTGGTTCCTCCGCGGGGCAGCCAGCTCAGCCCCGGCGCGGGGTCCGGCGGCAGCGGAGGAGGACGGTCGGTGTTCGGGTTCCCGGGGAAGGGCAGCCCCGTGTCCCCGTCCGAACCGGCGGACAAGCCGGGATCCCGGTGGGTCCGGCTGAACGTCGGTGGGACCTACTTCATCACGACCAAGCAGACGCTGTGCAGGGACCCGAAATCCTTCCTGTTCCGCCTGTGTCAGGAAGACCCGGACCTGGACTCCGACAAA GACGGCACAGGAGCCTACCTGATCGACAGGGACCCCACGTACTTCGGTCCCATCCTGAATTACCTGCGACACGGAAAACTCATCATGGACAAAAATCTGGCTGAGGAAG GGGTTCTGGAGGAGGCGGAGTTCTACAACATCGCGTCCCTGGTGAGGCTGGTGAAGGAGAGGATACGGGACAACGAGAACCGGACGTCCCAG GGCCCCGTGAAGCACGTGTACCGAGTACTGCAGTGCCAAGAGGAGGAGCTCACACAGATGGTCTCCACCATGTCGGACGGGTGGAAGTTTGAGCAG CTCATCAGCATCGGCTCCTCATATAACTACGGCAACGAGGACCAAGCTGAGTTTCTATGTGTCGTCTCCCGGGAACTCAACAACTCCTCCAACGGCATCGTCATCGAGCCCACCGAGAAGGCCAAG ATCCTGCAGGAGCGCGGCTCGCGGATGTGA